The sequence CATGCATGCTTTGCACGTACACCACCCCTCTACCCAGGCACATGTTTATGATGCTAATGATGAGATAGAACTTGGCACCCATGACATCAACAAATAACTACAGTATGCATCCTGATACATGTTATTGTCGATTTTGATTATGACAACAAGTTCTTTCTGACTTTTAGAAACATATTTAGCATTAAACGCCTAGCTATTTTCTAGTCTCAAATTACTCAAGAAACTTACCAAATTATTGTATATGAAGCAATATCCATCAAATATTAGATATGCATACACTGTGGGTAAGAGTCTCAACATACCCTGTCattgtttcttcatttttcgAACTCAGCATATAGTAATTCTAAGAACAGTTATATATAGCACAGCACCATGGTCTAACTTGAAGTGGAAATGTGATAGAATAGCTATTACATCTGATAACTCATTTAAGAGaattaagttaataattatgCTTGGCAAAAGCATCTACACAGTCCTTTAAACTTACaataattgaaatgaaaaacatttgcCTTTACCatggataaaatatttatatatataaaggaatgtGCAAACAGAGaattaagttaataattatgCTTGGCAAAAGCATCTACATGGTCctctaaaaatacaataattgaaatgaaaaacatttgcCTTTaccatggataaaaaaaaaataattaaggaatGTGCCAACCCACTGGAAGAAAAAGACATTCTTCTGCAGGAAAAACTAAGCTCAACAAAATGGCACTCCAATCAGCTAAATGCAGCAAAAGCCATGCCATCAAAAGCCTTGAACATTGCAAAATAAAGAAAGTGTTTTAAAGTGGAAATTGATACCTTGTTATCAAAGAATATACCATGGGCCTCAAATGCCTTATGTTCTGCTTCACGCCGATTAATCACTTCAGAGGTGCAGTATTTCTTCAAAGTTTCTATATCCCCCTGTACATAGAGAGCGTCAGTTAGTTGCTGATGGGACAGAATTTCAATTACTCATATGGGCAAAAGGTGGAGAGTCATGATAAATGAACTTTGTGCTCACCTTCATATAAGCATTAAGGACAGGTCTAATAGCTTCCTGAACTTCTGCCACAAAATCCATCAAAGAAAATGATCTGGTAAAAACACATTCGAGGAACAAAAAAGttcataaatttaatgttgGAATACAGAACATTAGTTtgtgaaacaaaaaaatgaagctcATTTGATCATACGGATCTCGACGACGTATTTCCTTGATTGATGCTGCAGCATCACTTTCTTGAAAGATGGAATCACTGACACTGTcaagaaaggaaaatgttttatGAACTCTTTAAGGTATTCATCCTCTATAGCAAGAGCACACAGGAGAGAGTGAGGGAGAGAGGGCCATACTCCTGGATTTTGTGAACAATGGGACTATCACTTGTCTCCCATCTGTCCCGCATGTCCTCTGCAATCTAGGAATTGCAACCAAAAGGGAAGTTACAAAAACGATTTGAGAGGGGCACGGTGAACTAACACCTCGAGAACTGATATGAAATAATAGAAGATCAGACCTCATGACCCTTTGTCACAACAGGTTCACTGAGACCAGCAAAATGCTTGAATACAGGATGACCTTGCATCTGGGTTTAAAAGATCAGAAAACATTATCATCGCAGTGAAGAAGCAAGACAATATAAAATAAGTAGCTTTATTTTGTAACGAAAAACGAAAATTCATGCAGcatcaataaaattactttttctcTTATTGCCTCCCATTTTTTACTCCATCGAGACTGTTTTGAGGGTAGAACAGCAATGTCAGTTTTTGTACTTATTTCACCGCTGAAGGAAGGAGGAGGGGTATATTCCAGGTGCTTTCTCGTATTGGTATTACCATATAACTCATCCTTCACAACATCATATCCTTTCTTCATCATTTCACTGACCCTTGCTTCTTTCAATTTCTGGAAGGCTGAAGACAATTTTGAGGAAGGAATGCTTGATTTAAACTTTCCGAATAATGTTTCTGTTGTATCACTGGTTCCAGTCTGCTTGTCTGCTTCTTCACCAGGAAAGGCCTTTCTACATTCTTCAGCACCAACACCATCTTTAGCCGACGTGCCAGCAGACTCAGATGACTCTTCTTTCCCAATCCCAAAAGATTCTTTGACCTAATCACCCAggatgtgaaaaataattacttcACGGCCATCACTCCAAAGAATAGGCTGATAATTTAAAAGGTAAGCATACCTCCTCTGTGGCAGCTGAAACTTTTTCTTTAACATTGGCAGAAAcctaaaaacaacaaacaattgCTAATAGTAAATTATATCCCACTAACACGTGTTATTATTACAAACTCAATAATCCTAGATTCTCCAATCCAGAGACTTCGAAACCAACCCCACTGTCCGCCTGTCTGATTACTAGGTCAGTTTCAAAACTCTCTGAACAGAAAGCAAAAAAGACTTCGAAACTCtctgaatggaaagaaaaaattaatcttgCAAAATACGAACAATCTATTCACAGAAATGGAATGTTCCAAGCAAAAGATACTTCTACGGTCAACAACATCTGAAGATCAATGATATGAATCACACACCTTTTTTGCAGTAGCTTCAGCTTCAGTCCAAACGCAATCCACATGCTTGTACAGCTTCTCAGTTGTCTGCTTTGTTCTGCATTCGCCATTTCATCATCTCAGGCTCTCCCTTGACATACAACGGTATGTCTCAGCCTATTAACTACTAATTAAAGCTAACAAATTACACAAACCATGAACCTGCTATTTATTCTCAAGACACACCTTACCTTACTTTGAGCTCTTCTTTCACCCCTTTCAGTTCCTCTGCTTTTTCCTTCAGTTCCTTCACAGACTGTTTAAATTCTAGATTTCTGCACCCAATATCAAGGACAAAcgtataaataaattattacaactctataactaaaaaaaaaaaggaccataAATACCTTTGAGCTTCTCCTTTAACTTTCTTGGAAAACTCATTGAAGACGCTAAATCGACGGTAGCCGGAATACGGGCACCCGTAATTTGATACTACCTGTAATCTGCTGCTTGGAACCTGCAACGCCAAAAGCAAAGCATACAGTCACCACCCCAATACAGAAAGACAAAGACAAAgaaagggggagagagagagaggctttCTTTGGAAAATAACCTGCTTGGATATCAAGTGAAGAAACAGGGGCTGTCTTGAGAGGACCAAGTCTCGAACAAGTTTCCTGCTCGCCATTTAAAACAGaacaatttttttggtttaattctTTACAGAGcggtgggggtgggggtgggggggATGAGGAGGTTGTCAATGTTTCGTGAGAAACAAACCAGCAACGGTAGTGGTATTTTTTTTGCCCTAAcgtgtgtttgtattttagcTGCTGCCTATAGAGAAGAAGGGAAGGGTTTGTTCGGGTAACGAGAGATTTGTGCGGAACTCAGGATGTCAGAATAACTTTGAGCTCGTTTGGGTTAGCATATGAGTCTTGACCAAACAGTAACCTAGGGCCGAACTTCTGGTCTGGGCTGATCTGGTATGGGCTGGGCTTCAATGGGCTGGGTTAAGAGAAATGGTTCGCTTCAAATTTCACTTCAAGAATAAGATTGGAAACACAAATAGATCAGTGAAGAGATGCACAACTGGATCAAACAAGAGTTAAACAGAATTTTACTAAGGAAGACTTGATTATaggattaataaaattaattaagatatacatAAACTtttgaatattcatattaatataaaaaattcatcacaATTCAATCCTTGTCGCACAGCACACCAGACGACAAAATCCAAGCTAAAATTTCAAGTCCTTACATCTGGGCAACATTGCACATtgcaacacaacaataacagaGAAACACAGAGAAGGATTGGTCACAAAAGCAAGTAAAAATGTATActagtttataattaattacaagCTTCGTTGGCAACAGAGAACTGCTTGGCTTGAGTGGCCGCAGCCTCCTTGGAGACCAATGCCTGTATCAGCAGAGTCTTCACTTCCCAAGCAGAGTATGGAAACCCCTCTCTAGCATATGAGTTCAGAAGAGCTGCACTCGCCTGCTTCAACAACCCAGCAAATGCGTTCTCATCGTCGTTCCTAGTCGTTGATTCCAGCAAGGTCACATCCGATCCGTACCGCTCAAATACTCCTGATCCAAACACCTTTGATACTGTTGCTCTCTGCGGGACCATCCTTGGCCATGACTCTCTCCTGCTGCTCCAGAACCTGAGACAGATCCGGGTCCGCTCATGTCAGTCAATCCACAACCTTTATACATTACAATACAACACCATACGTACGTGTGTAACGTACATGGACGTGGTAGGCGTTCTACATGATTCTTAAGACTGAAACTGAAGGAGAGAAGAAGGGGGAACAGAGGACTTACTGGGGAGTGCATCTTCCTCTGGTTCTTGTGTAGATAAAACCAGGTCTTGTGGCTGCTGCTTTTGAAGCTGCAAAGTGAGCAACAAAGATGATGAGAACGAGTCGACTCAGTAGAAAAGGCATACCCATCGTCGTGCTTTAACTTTGTTACGGCTGTGCTTAAGCTTCCATTCTTCTCCTATGATGTCGCTGTTTGGGATCTGAGTTTCTTCTAGCTATATATCTTTGGACACGATTTCAAATTTCAGACCAGTGAGTGTCTCTGTCCTTTTAGCACGGGTAGCTGTGATTTTGGACCGGACTccgtttttcaaaaaatattctataatataatgaaaagaaCAGATTAAACAGAACATAACTGAAGCATATGGTTAGAATTTGGCGAGGTTAGATATTTctttacttttcattttttaaaataatattatttttaaaaaaattaatttttattaattagttaacTTGTTCAAggatttaaaactatatttaatatttatatatgatcCGTAATTATTAAATCTGATTCACTGTATTAACTTGAAAACcccataattaaaaatataattcgggttaagttttaattaaatataaaaatatagatgtaatgaaatttaattgatcccattaaatttaattaagttaattttcaggaattttattaaaaaataaaataatattattttaataaaaataatcgatttaaattgatttaatagcGAATGAAATAatgattcatttaaaaaaaaaaactatgtaaattataaattttttttaaaaaaagatgaaagtaagtataatattaatttttaaaatattatcgtACCTTTATTATCCGAGTGGATTTATAAAACAGATTTAACGCGATGTCGAGTTCTTAAATGTCATCCAAGTGGACAAAAGACGAACTCTAGCCGTTAGCATCTTCCGTTGCTTTCGTGTTCGGCTACCAAGTGAGATCTTGCATCTATGCAAAGCTTAATTGCGGAGACGGTTCTGCTCCAAAAGTAAAGCCAAGGGTTGAGAAGGAAGATAGCACGTGAGTTGAGATGGCATAGAAGCTCTGGAAAGCGTCCCATCACGTGCTTTCTTCCTATGGTGTCCAAGGACTGCATTAACTTTTGAACTCGTTGTTCTTGGCGGAGGGATAATTGGGGTTTCAGGCGCAATTGATCGATGCAGAAAATCTAGAGGCTGCTTCTACATGTTTTTGAGTGTTTTTCACAGGAAAAAAGAACATTAAATCCGTCACCAAATCGGAGGTTAGAATTATGGTTTTCTATTGCTTTGGGGCTTCAGGGCGGTTTTGAAATTGAATATCAAACCTCTTTTATGGATCCTTTCGTGAGCTCAATGCTTTCTATACTGATATATTAAGGTTCTTTCTTCAGAATAGCCATGGCTAGAGCTCTACCAAAACCTGCCACATCTATTTAATCAACGTTAAGAAAGCAGAAAACAGCAACATGAAGTGAAGAAAACAGCTCCAGAGGCAGGTCAATTGCAGGATTTCATTACTCACTTGTAAGAAGGTACAAGCAGCAGTAGTTATTAGAAAGTAGATACACAAACTCTACTTTACATAACAAGAGACCTCAAAGCCCCTTTTTATTTCTACCttgatttccattttttttttaaatgatactGCCTGCATGCAGCATCAGATTAAACAGTAGCCCCATCTATACTCAACTAAGCCTCAGCCCAGCTTCCAGATCGAGTCGACCTGTGGCTAGTTAAAGTGGTTTCCTGCCTCTCGAACTTGATTCTCTTTGCATCTTCTACTGAGATTCTGAAGGCATTGGCAAGAACTTCGGCTGGCATTGCCCGGAGTGCCGAGGTGCGACCAGCCAGAGGTGAGATCATGGCATTGTCATTGGTCTTGAAGGATACCCACTCGAAACTTTGTTGATCAGACCGTTTCACAACAGCGAAATTTTGTGGCACTGTCAGGACTTGTCCCTCGCGCATTTCGCCATCAAACACAGTTCGACCACTGTGATCCACCACCTGAACGTGTGCTTGGCCCCTGATTGCGTACATTATGCTATGCGCATTCAGGTTCCAGTGTGGCATCATCATAGCTTCCTGTGAATTCACAAAGATtaagaatttttcttttgagGATGGCATTAATTCCATGCAAAGAAATTTGGCGAGGATATATATATCGCCCACTCACATTGTAAAGAACGCCTCTCTCGGCACTGAGTTGCATGTATCGAAGGATAGGGAGATTGTGGCTATTGACAGTGCTAATGCGCCCTGCTTCTGGGGTGAACACGTCAGCACGTGAGGGGTCACCAATGTTCTCTCTAATCCTCATTGTGCACATGGTCTCCTCCAAGCCATTGCAATGTTCTCGACGTTGTCCTTGCTCTTGTTCCTCTTGTCTCAAACTGGGTGGCATGACAGTGTGAAGTCCACCTTTCACCCTCACAATGTTGCCCCTTCTGTCACTCTCACACTGAAGCTTCCTTGCTACTTGTTCACTAACATTGAAAGCTTCAGCAAGGAACCTTGTGTCCATTCCACAGAAGATGTTGTTGCATTGTTGCTGGCCATGCCCGCGAAATGGTTCTCGCCCTGTTCGCTGCTCGCCACGGTGGCGTGGCTGGCCTTGTACTTGCTGGAACTCTTCTTGTGGGTTACCAGCTAGATAGAAATTCTATTACAAAATCATAGAAATGTCATTAGCTCTTGtgtttgaaaaatgatttggTGGATCAAGTTACCATGAACAAAAATGATTTGAGTCTTACTCTAGGATTCATGTCATCTAGCTGGTTGGCACTGTTAGCCATATCAAGGACAGTAACAGCAATAACACGCTCCTTGCCGTCATTGTAACACCAGTGGGCAACTCCAGCAGGCAAAGCAATGACATCACCCTCTCGGAAGCGATGAACCTTCTGGTGCTGGTCTTGTAACCTGCGGCTGCCTTGACCTTGCGATTCTTGAGATTCTTGGAATGTTTCAGGACATCCAGGCATCAAGGTCCCGGTCATACCCCTACCTGAATATTAGAATCGTACACAAATTAGCGAATTAATAATCTTGCTTACTTGTCCTAAAACATATAATATAGAGTAACAAAAAAGTATCCTGTTTAACCAACTAgaggtaattaattaaattaatcttgaAGTTACCTTGGACGATGTATACAAGCTGAGGAGCATTGCTGTAGGATGGCAACAAAAGGCCATTGGGTTCAATGGTCCTCCTGACGACGGCTACACCAGCACATTGGAACTGATCATGGTTGGGATCCCAGGACTCCGTCACACCGGCTTCACTCTTAATGCGGTTATCAGGCTTTAGGGCGTTGAGCCTATCAAGCTGGCACTGGCCTTGATGCTGACGTGAGCGATCAGCTGTCAAACCTAAGGAGCCATGGAAGAgaacaagaaagagagagaaggagagcaGGACATTAGTCTTAGCCATGGATGGCATAGATATAGGCTGCTTATTGCTAGTGGATTGAGGTGAAGTGGCAACTGGGAGGTGTTGGTATTTATAGATTAGAAAGGGAACCGAGTGAGTGACACATAAGGGAGATTTATTCAGCTCTTTCTTCAGTTTGCATGGCTGCTTGACCCTAACGTCTTACACCTCATAAGATCAGGCAACGCAGGTGTCCCCGAGCTTTGTAGAACAGCACAAAAGGGTtctagagaaaagaaaaacatgagacAGAAAGATATTTATGTCTGTCCGTATTTGAAGTGTATCGAAATTTGAAATATCACTCTTCATAATTAAGCTTGTCGTTTCTATCATAATTAATCAAAACTCCATATACTTGCTTAATCAAGAAATGATAATAGTTCACACGAGCTTTTATTACCTTTTATACTAAAACATCTAGGATTGTCTGACAAAGCTTCGTCACTGTTCACATGTTAACAGAAGCtcttaacttcttcttttttcattttttttttcatttttatttgaatataattcttttataacctatgaaattagttttgatattataataaaattaacaaattaaaaaaaaaaagaatgtaaaatataaaaactgaaaaaaatatatgtctaATCTCAAAttctagatattttttgttgtggtgtaaaagttcattatatttatttctccATCTTTACTTTGAGACTTGAGAAagaaaatcacaataataaaaaccatgaaaagaaagaaattggtcAGTTTGGTCATTTTTAGTGACAAAATTTGCTAGTTTTAATGTACACGggttttatttgaagaaaaatttttaatttgaagaggTTTTTCTATAAACATATTTGGAAAGGATCatgtttcaattcaattttttttccccttgattTGGGGTTTTTTCTGGGTTGGGTAATAATTTAAAGAGGTTTTTAGTTGTTTGTGGGTGAAAATGgactttcaacaaaaaaaaaaaaaaaccctcatccCTGATTGTATGGCCATTATCATAGTAATGGCAAGATGTGAAAAATAGTGGTctgggatatttttttattggttatttgttttgtttagttttttttattttattttttaatgttaggttttaatttttttgatttttttatataatttatcttttaatatttagttaatttttaattatttttcatgatttgtttcgaTATGCTCGGGTACTTATGGTCTCAAATAAACATAACAACATTTGATCTGTGTCTTATTTTGCAAGTgtctgtttttattatcatataatcaagtaaaaaaaataattaaatccagTGAAGTCccatataatgtttttaataaattaactatGTTTTTACCAAtagtctcaatattaaaaaaaaatatcatcttaacttatttatatataaaaaaaaacctaataatatttttatcaatcatcTAAGTTAACtattaattaactaaactaTTAATTAACTAGACAACTTTACTAAATCACGTCGATAGATATATTAAtgagtaatataaaaaattattcttgaaatctcacttgataatttaataaatttttaaattaaaataattatttaacaataacTCTCatataatctaatttaaaatccaaGAAATACAAGAATTCAGATtggtaatttaaaattttaaaccaagTTGAAAAGTAATATTGACttgaataattttcttatatatttaaaaaactgtGGTACCACCCGCAGCATATCACGGGAAGTTTGCTAGTAAAGCCTAAGGGAATAAGGAGAGGAATTTGCTTCTGGGCGAATAATGTCTGAATCAGAATTAAACAAGGTTCGGTACTTCAGCATGTATTGTGCACGTAGTGTATGTTCATATATTTGGCAAGATGAAGATGCCTGGGAATACAATTTGTGCAGTGAGTAGAGACAACTGGCTGGTTAATAGCTTTGATGCTAAGTAATTAAATTAGTTTGTCTACTTCTGTAATACAGGAAAAAGAGAAACCAAATTTAAGACGATGCATCCAGATTCTTTATATAGATGtgtcatgtgtgtgtgtgtgtttgcgCAGCCAGAccttttctgtcttttttttttttttttttcatgaaatgaaTGTATGGATAGATCCTCATCAGAACTATGTATTGTTCATATCATATATCCAAAAATCCTACGTCTATTTATGCAGAAGGGATTAAGTAGATGCAAGTTgatgtatcattttttttcaagaaaccaATGGCTAGATTCAAACATGGAACTGGATGTATCATCCTTTCGTTGTCGTCTCGACCAACCCTTGAACGCTTTCCTAGAGCATCAGATTTGTCAAATAAATATAGCTTGCAACtcaaatttagataaaaataaacgCATCAGAGAATTGGCATGATTGAAGTAAACCAAAGGTTAAAGCTGTTTCTTGAAAATGACATAGGGCGGTGCGGTGGGTTTGGCTTTGGATCTGTAGTACACCCTTTTCTTCTTCAGTGTTGCGTTGTCAATGGTTATCACAATCTTCCCTGGTTCACTTATGTAAAAAGAATTCCTAACACTGTCacccattttcttctccttgtcCTTCCCGAGCAGAACTTCGTATGATCCCTCGTCGTCTGGGATGAACTGTTGTTTACATGTCACCTCCCATCCCACCACAGTAAAGTCCCATACAATTGTTACCCCGGCCTAAACAGAAAAGATTGAAGAAGATTAAATCATAGGGAAACGGCTCAACAATAAAATCATAGGAGGGGTTTTTGCATGTTTATGAGAGGTGAGATTTGAACCATGATCTCGCAAGTTCTTATCTCACCCCTCATGAATCTCTGTggataagaaaaaaactgtTATACAGGTAAATCTTTGAATCTTTATGTAACCTTTATACGTAGCTAATCAGTACCTCAATGACTGGAATTTGGATGCAGCTAGCTGAATTTGGTTTGACAATTAGCTCTGAAGCTTTGTCCTCTGGAAAAAACTCGATATCATTCTCTCTTTTCAGACCACCATATTTAACTGGAAGGTTTTCAGGGGATATGTGCCTTGACATATGCAATCAAAGTTGGATCAAATTGTTCAAGAGACAATTAgcatacaaataataataataataataataataataataataataataataaaacaagcaTATGTTATATATACTTTGATTAATTACAATGTTGCTCACTTTAGAAGGGTTTTTGTGACTTTTGATGGTCTAGCAAGAACAACCTTCTTTTCACCTCTCTGATGCTTGAGCCTGGATGTTAGAAAACGGGATGTGTAGTACCAAAATGGAACATTTATCACAATCTGCAAAATAATGGAACATCTGATGTTAACTTAAAATATGCAGTTCTTTTGCAATGAGATGATTTACCCTTCTTACATGCTTTTGAATGAGCTCAGGGTAATTGGCTTGAATCAATGTGGAGGCCCTTTTGTGGACTGAACGGAACTCCTCCCTTTCTGGCCCTGGCGAGTGCTTGAGATCTGTAATCTGAAGTATAGAATCTGCCCCTCCAGCTTTGAAACTAAGTTGCTTGATGCTCTTCTCCATGAGTTGGATTCTTAATCTCAAAAACTTTTCGCGATTCTCTTCATTTCCTAATACTTTCCTGTACAATTCCTTGTCCTTGAAAGCCCCGTACAAAATATAATGCACAGGCTGACCTTGTTTTCCGACGCTATTTATGTAAACAAATTTTTCAAGGCCGAGATGCAAATTCTCTTCAGGAATAGCATCTATCCTGCATTCGTTCCGCCATTTCAGAGCATTGCGAAGCATCTTGAAAGCTTCGTTAACCTTAAAGTCCTTTGCTGTCAGGAATTTTAACAGCACAAGATCGGTGCTCGCATGGCCTTTACTAGGCAATAAAGGCACACCCCAAAGGCTAATCTCCCTCTGCTGCTGTTTCTCCCTCTCTGATTCTCTCCTCAAGAAActctttttgggtttttctagaAGGTAATTATCAATAATTGCACCTTCCACCATGCTCCTGAATTTGTTCAAGGCCTTCTGCTTTCTCATCTCCAATTCAATAGAACCAGctgtttcttcattttcttgaaCAGCTGCTATGTAGATCTCTTGGTCTTGGAAGGTGACTTTTTTCCCATTACCCTCTTCCTGCCCTTTTTTAATCATCCTGTCTTCGTTGTCTTGGTGTCTCTTCTCAACTTTCTCCTCCATTAATTGTTGTTGATATGAAGATTCAATCATCCGAAGAAATGGACAATACCTACAGGGAGCTGAACCCCGAGGCCATCCAGCCGCTGGGATTCAAtgagaagaggaagagagggaTGCAGACAGAAATTGAGGCAGAGTGGAAAAGGTAATATGAGATGTTTTTCCACTTTTCGAGGAAGACAGGTGATGTATTCAGGACATCTTCGACTTAAAAGCTAGATGTTTGCTGAAGTCCAACCACTTAGGCCTGAGCCAAAATTATGCAACAGCTAACAATAGTTGCGGTTTAGGCGCAGGATATTTGCAAATTCATAGACAATCAATGTGAATTCATAGCCAAATTCAGGACATCTTCGACTTAAAAGCTAGAGGTTTTGGGTAAGTGTTGTCTAGTTTGAGACAAAATGTAGTATAATGTAGGCACGTTGTCGTGGATAAGGTTATAAAAcctgtttaaatattttaattaattttaaaataaaaattatgcgaatgaaattaaaatgaatcaatatgattttctttttaatttagtatGCATATTGTAGTGTTTAACACCACGTGTATATTTCATGTTTAAGTTTAAATAGAGtatatgaatatgtttgattttgaacaattaagaaaaaaacactctattggctttttatttaataaaaacaattataattagaaGAGTAAATAATCGAAGGAATGTGAAAATCAATGGTAAAAAAGGCACTCGATcacttatattaattttatttaataaaaaccataGAAAAATCACCAA is a genomic window of Populus alba chromosome 5, ASM523922v2, whole genome shotgun sequence containing:
- the LOC118062175 gene encoding mitochondrial import inner membrane translocase subunit TIM44-2 — protein: MASRKLVRDLVLSRQPLFLHLISKQVPSSRLQVVSNYGCPYSGYRRFSVFNEFSKKVKGEAQRNLEFKQSVKELKEKAEELKGVKEELKVRTKQTTEKLYKHVDCVWTEAEATAKKVSANVKEKVSAATEEVKESFGIGKEESSESAGTSAKDGVGAEECRKAFPGEEADKQTGTSDTTETLFGKFKSSIPSSKLSSAFQKLKEARVSEMMKKGYDVVKDELYGNTNTRKHLEYTPPPSFSGEISTKTDIAVLPSKQSRWSKKWEAIREKMQGHPVFKHFAGLSEPVVTKGHEIAEDMRDRWETSDSPIVHKIQDVSDSIFQESDAAASIKEIRRRDPSFSLMDFVAEVQEAIRPVLNAYMKGDIETLKKYCTSEVINRREAEHKAFEAHGIFFDNKILHISDVEVREIKMMGTSPLIIVAFQTQQVHCIRDQNGAITEGGQDTIHTVYYAWAMRQVDPEELGGGAIYPIWKLMEMQQLGVQSLI
- the LOC118062174 gene encoding uncharacterized protein, encoding MGMPFLLSRLVLIIFVAHFAASKAAATRPGFIYTRTRGRCTPQFWSSRRESWPRMVPQRATVSKVFGSGVFERYGSDVTLLESTTRNDDENAFAGLLKQASAALLNSYAREGFPYSAWEVKTLLIQALVSKEAAATQAKQFSVANEACN
- the LOC118062173 gene encoding 11S globulin seed storage protein 1 is translated as MPSMAKTNVLLSFSLFLVLFHGSLGLTADRSRQHQGQCQLDRLNALKPDNRIKSEAGVTESWDPNHDQFQCAGVAVVRRTIEPNGLLLPSYSNAPQLVYIVQGRGMTGTLMPGCPETFQESQESQGQGSRRLQDQHQKVHRFREGDVIALPAGVAHWCYNDGKERVIAVTVLDMANSANQLDDMNPRNFYLAGNPQEEFQQVQGQPRHRGEQRTGREPFRGHGQQQCNNIFCGMDTRFLAEAFNVSEQVARKLQCESDRRGNIVRVKGGLHTVMPPSLRQEEQEQGQRREHCNGLEETMCTMRIRENIGDPSRADVFTPEAGRISTVNSHNLPILRYMQLSAERGVLYNEAMMMPHWNLNAHSIMYAIRGQAHVQVVDHSGRTVFDGEMREGQVLTVPQNFAVVKRSDQQSFEWVSFKTNDNAMISPLAGRTSALRAMPAEVLANAFRISVEDAKRIKFERQETTLTSHRSTRSGSWAEA
- the LOC118062172 gene encoding patellin-4 → MIESSYQQQLMEEKVEKRHQDNEDRMIKKGQEEGNGKKVTFQDQEIYIAAVQENEETAGSIELEMRKQKALNKFRSMVEGAIIDNYLLEKPKKSFLRRESEREKQQQREISLWGVPLLPSKGHASTDLVLLKFLTAKDFKVNEAFKMLRNALKWRNECRIDAIPEENLHLGLEKFVYINSVGKQGQPVHYILYGAFKDKELYRKVLGNEENREKFLRLRIQLMEKSIKQLSFKAGGADSILQITDLKHSPGPEREEFRSVHKRASTLIQANYPELIQKHIVINVPFWYYTSRFLTSRLKHQRGEKKVVLARPSKVTKTLLKHISPENLPVKYGGLKRENDIEFFPEDKASELIVKPNSASCIQIPVIEAGVTIVWDFTVVGWEVTCKQQFIPDDEGSYEVLLGKDKEKKMGDSVRNSFYISEPGKIVITIDNATLKKKRVYYRSKAKPTAPPYVIFKKQL